The sequence AAAGACACATTCCTTTTTGCAAGACCCCATTCAAGCGAACTACTAACACTAGATCAAGATCAATCATAAATTGGAGGGAGAGGTACCTTAAAATTTGGCGGGTTTTTAACTCATCTATCCGAAAAGACACGAATATCTTGGCCATTTCCTATCCTCTATCGACCCTCAGGTAGCCGGACTTGCCGAGATTCACATAGCGCACGCCATATCTCAGAAAGAACTTTCCCTACCGATTCGGATAGTACTTGATTTTCATAATACGAGCCATCAAGGAACATGGTTGAATAAGGATTCTCCAACTCTGCTTGGCTAAGAGGGCAAGATTGTACGCTATAAGAGAACGAAAACCAAGTCCTCCTTCTCTTTTAGGCGCACACAACTTATCCCACGATGCCATTGAGTTTTCATCTTTCCATCCTCTGTTCCCCAAAAAAAAACTTGGCACAATAAGATTCTAGGCTTTCACAAAAACCTTTCGGTAATTTAAAAAGCGACATAGCATAAATTGGTGTAGCCTGAAGcactaaattaattaaattctCTTTTCCAGTCTTAGAAAGAAGTTTACCTTTCCAATTTGCGACTTTGTTCTTTATTCGATCTAGCAAAAATTCAAAAGGTTCAGCTTTCTTTTGCCTAATGATCAAAGGGAGCCCCAAATAGGAACTATCGGCCAGTGTGTTGCTAATATTGAGCTTTGCTTTTAGAGATTCCCTAAGGCTGCTCGAGACATTGCTATTGAAGAAGATACTGAACTTGACAAAGTTAATGGTTTGTCCTGCAGCTCTGCTATATAGCTTAAGAATATCCAAAAATCTATCACATTGTAGTTTAACAGCTTGCATAAGTGAGAGGAAATCATCAGCGAAAAGAAGATGAGAAACCCTAAGCCCTTATCTAGAAGCAGCTACGCCCTGAATTAAGTTCGATGACACATGGGATTAAATCAAACCAGACAATCCCTCGGAGCATAAAACTTACAAATGGGAGATAACGGATCCCCTTGAGGATGACCTCGTTGAGGACAAAAAATCAATAACTGTTGACCCATTCACTAACACTGAATATTAGACTGACTTGACACACCTCATAATTCAGGAAACAAATCGAGAATCAAAACCAAGAGACAACAAGCATTGATTAATATAATCCCGTTCAAATTTATCATAAGCTTTAGATATGTCCAATTTGA comes from Rutidosis leptorrhynchoides isolate AG116_Rl617_1_P2 unplaced genomic scaffold, CSIRO_AGI_Rlap_v1 contig28, whole genome shotgun sequence and encodes:
- the LOC139882525 gene encoding uncharacterized protein, producing the protein MQAVKLQCDRFLDILKLYSRAAGQTINFVKFSIFFNSNVSSSLRESLKAKLNISNTLADSSYLGLPLIIRQKKAEPFEFLLDRIKNKVANWKGKLLSKTGKENLINLVLQATPIYAMSLFKLPKGFCESLESYCAKFFFGEQRMER